One Brassica napus cultivar Da-Ae chromosome C2, Da-Ae, whole genome shotgun sequence DNA window includes the following coding sequences:
- the LOC125582336 gene encoding uncharacterized protein LOC125582336 — MVERLPGVAPPIRISKTNSYADTPFTDEIALIEMPQNFFFPNMRMYDGTGDPDNHVAQYKQQILTVAIQRELREATMCKGFGSTIIGPALQCYINLPNGSIRSFATLTDKFVEQFASSRSLEKTSDDLYKILQDRSEPLCTYIDRFNQEKVAIPECNASTAISAFKRDLLPNGDLYKELTKYQCKTMDDVLYRAWAHVKWEEDVTSRAKAQQKQDQKVSKQTKTDRDEGSHQRKEAGSRNRGMYQNSPLKKAEGMSVSTWPSSTWPDISHLAISKPELIKVLRQMGPQVKWPQKMKAPDSSWNPNRRCDFQNDHSHKP, encoded by the coding sequence ATGGTTGAAAGACTTCCGGGTGTAGCTCCTCCCATTCGGATAAGCAAAACCAACTCCTACGCTGACACTCCTTTCACGGACGAAATTGCGCTGATTGAGATGCCGCAGAATTTTTTCTTCCCCAACATGAGGATGTATGACGGTACCGGCGATCCAGACAACCATGTCGCCCAATACAAGCAACAAATTCTCACTGTAGCAATCCAAAGGGAGCTGAGGGAAGCAACCATGTGCAAGGGCTTCGGTTCAACCATAATCGGGCCTGCTTTGCAGTGCTATATCAACCTACCTAACGGATCGATACGCTCCTTTGCGACCCTCACAGACAAGTTCGTGGAGCAATTCGCGAGTAGTAGGAGTCTGGAGAAAACCTCTGATGATCTCTACAAAATCCTCCAAGACCGATCTGAACCGCTATGTACGTACATAGATCGCTTCAATCAGGAGAAGGTAGCCATTCCCGAATGCAATGCTTCCACAGCAATCTCGGCCTTCAAAAGGGACCTGCTCCCCAACGGAGACTTGTATAAGGAGCTGACGAAGTATCAATGCAAAACCATGGATGACGTACTATACCGAGCCTGGGCACATGTTAAGTGGGAAGAAGACGTCACGAGTCGAGCCAAAGCTCAACAAAAGCAGGATCAGAAGGTATCCAAACAGACGAAAACTGATCGAGACGAAGGATCCCACCAAAGAAAAGAGGCTGGAAGCAGGAACCGGGGCATGTATCAAAATTCACCCCTGAAGAAAGCCGAAGGAATGAGTGTATCTACGTGGCCCTCATCAACGTGGCCCGATATCTCTCACTTGGCTATATCAAAACCAGAGCTAATCAAAGTTCTGAGGCAGATGGGCCCACAGGTCAAGTGGCCTCAGAAGATGAAAGCACCCGATTCTTCCTGGAACCCAAACCGGCGGTGCGACTTCCAAAACGACCACAGTCACAAACCGTAG